One region of Drosophila subobscura isolate 14011-0131.10 chromosome J, UCBerk_Dsub_1.0, whole genome shotgun sequence genomic DNA includes:
- the LOC117895303 gene encoding 2-aminoethanethiol dioxygenase, with the protein MTTHFMNVLRQAFKTFDRANHASFNANLQLLKQLTDELTYRDLHIKEDFFRPHSGAPSQAQGRAPCSYMHIFEDERFSMSLFIVRGSSSIPLHDHPMMFGLLRCIWGQLLVQSYTQQLGPDEPLHYDTDPVVVKVNAEEPCLVSPHSPSAMLTPRKRNYHHITEAGGGVAAFFDILSPPYDVDMPLYGPRSCRFYQPLLEAGQLQLHCIPSPSTYYCDVVDTPKSVLKGAFKCADEAYAETVPETQ; encoded by the coding sequence ATGACGACTCACTTCATGAATGTTCTGCGGCAGGCCTTCAAGACATTCGATCGGGCCAACCACGCCAGCTTCAACGCcaatctgcagctgctgaagcagcTAACAGACGAGCTCACCTATCGCGATCTTCACATCAAGGAGGACTTCTTCCGGCCCCACTCCGGGGCGCCGTCCCAGGCCCAGGGGCGTGCGCCCTGCAGCTACATGCACATCTTCGAGGACGAGCGCTTCTCCATGAGCCTGTTCATTGTGcgcggctccagctccattccCCTGCACGACCATCCCATGATGTTCGGCCTGCTGCGCTGCATCTGGGGCCAGCTGCTCGTCCAGAGCTACACACAGCAGCTGGGCCCCGACGAGCCGCTGCACTACGACACGGACCCCGTGGTGGTGAAGGTGAACGCCGAGGAGCCCTGCCTGGTGTCGCCTCACAGCCCCAGCGCCATGCTCACGCCACGCAAGCGAAACTATCACCACATAACCGAGGCGGGTGGCGGTGTGGCCGCCTTCTTCGACATACTCAGTCCGCCCTACGACGTGGACATGCCCCTCTACGGCCCACGCAGCTGCCGCTTCTATCAGCCCTTGCTGGAGGCGGGCCAACTCCAGCTGCACTGCATCCCCTCGCCATCCACCTACTACTGCGACGTGGTGGACACGCCCAAGTCCGTGCTGAAAGGTGCCTTCAAGTGCGCGGACGAAGCCTATGCCGAGACCGTGCCCGAGACGCAGTGA
- the LOC117895296 gene encoding SUMO-activating enzyme subunit 2, whose protein sequence is MAAAIDGVLPGTLQELVKKSKVLVVGAGGIGCEVLKNLVLSGFHDIEIIDLDTIDLSNLNRQFLFHREHVGKSKARVARESALSFNPDAKIIAHHDSVTASQYGVSFFQKFDVILSALDNRAARNHVNRMCLNAEVPLIESGTSGYNGQVELIKRGLTQCYECTPKEKQRTFPGCTIRNTPSEPIHCIVWAKHLFNQLFGESVDDEDISPDAADPDAQGPPQEGDADAAVGGDGDGDAKKPSEAEEEDATNGNVVRINTRQWAKDCDYDAGQLFNKFFDEDINYLLKMSHLWTSRKPPVPVSWDTLVPEGTTDVQPEFARQHHKVWTVEECAHVFANALKDLAAAFLKQEAEGETLAWDKDDQPAMDFVAACANVRSYIFNIERKSRFEIKSMAGNIIPAIATTNAITAGISVLRVFNVLQAKWEQCKAVYARLRPNARGQFLVPDALLAGPNPNCYVCALDPAITLRIDTKRVHMKELRDDVLIKTLNMLHPDVNMMGTATILLSSEEDETTENDSKLLHELNVVDGTILSCDDFHQNYNLSIIISHFNAERDDPLFEVVADAKQLQPTKEQPKKETAEEEADKAKEERKRSANGADDGPSTSKRSRPTEIEDDDDDDCLVIEEDNDEDVMIVATDNLSVESTPKTAIKRKPSEAMEEEEDITEILDSSDEDAAGPTKCKRSKIEPSDLKIDPLMEVINID, encoded by the exons ATGGCTGCCGCTATCGATGGTGTACTCCCAGGCACATTGCAGGAGCTGGTGAAAAAGTCCAAGGTGCTGGTTGTGGGCGCCGGCGGCATCGGCTGCGAGGTCCTCAAGAACCTTGTGCTCAGCGGCTTTCACGACATTGAAATT ATCGATCTGGACACCATTGACCTGAGCAACCTCAATCGTCAATTTCTATTTCATCGCGAACACGTCGGCAAGTCAAAGGCCCGTGTGGCACGGGAAAGTGCATTGAGCTTCAATCCGGATGCAAAGATTATAGCGCACCATGACAGCGTCACAGC CTCCCAGTATGGCGTAAGCTTCTTCCAGAAGTTCGATGTGATCCTCAGCGCTCTGGACAATCGTGCTGCTCGCAATCATGTGAATCGCATGTGCCTGAATGCGGAGGTTCCTTTGATCGAGAGTGGCACCTCGGGCTACAATGGACAAGTGGAGCTGATCAAGCGGGGTCTCACCCAGTGCTACGAGTGCACGCCCAAGGAGAAGCAGCGCACATTTCCCGGCTGCACCATCCGCAACACTCCCTCGGAGCCCATCCACTGCATTGTGTGGGCCAAGCATCTCTTCAA TCAACTTTTTGGCGAATCGGTGGACGATGAAGACATTTCGCCAGATGCTGCCGATCCGGATGCCCAGGGGCCGCCACAAGAAGGAGACGCAGATGCAGCTGTAGGTGGAGACGGTGACGGCGATGCGAAGAAGCCatcggaggcggaggaggaggacgccACCAACGGCAATGTTGTGCGCATCAACACCCGCCAGTGGGCCAAGGACTGCGACTACGATGCCGGGCAGCTCTTCAACAAGTTCTTCGATGAGGACATCAACTACTTGCTGAAAATGTCCCATCTCTGGACGTCGCGCAAGCCTCCAGTGCCCGTCTCCTGGGATACGCTTGTGCCCGAGGGCACCACCGATGTCCAGCCAGAGTTTGCACGGCAGCATCACAAGGTGTGGACCGTGGAGGAGTGCGCCCATGTCTTTGCCAATGCGCTGAAGGATCTGGCTGCAGCCTTCCTCAAGcaggaggcagagggagagacgcTTGCCTGGGACAAGGATGACCAGCCGGCCATGGACTTTGTGGCCGCCTGCGCCAACGTGCGCTCCTACATCTTCAACATTGAGCGCAAGTCCAGATTCGAAATAAAGTCGATGGCTGGGAACATTATACCCGCCATTGCCACCACAAATGCCATCACTGCTGGCATCTCTGTGCTGCGAGTCTTCAATGTGCTGCAGGCCAAATGGGAACAGTGCAAGGCTGTCTATGCTCGCCTTCGGCCCAATGCTCGCGGCCAGTTCCTCGTGCCAGACGCCTTATTGGCAGGCCCCAATCCCAATTGCTATGTCTGCGCCCTGGATCCGGCCATCACGCTGCGCATTGACACGAAGCGTGTGCACATGAAGGAGCTGCGCGACGATGTGCTGATCAAAACACTCAACATGCTGCATCCAGATGTGAATATGATGGGCACCGCCACTATTCTGCTCTCCTCGGAGGAGGATGAAACGACAGAGAACGACTCGAAGCTGCTGCACGAACTGAACGTTGTTGACGGCACAATCCTCAGCTGTGACGACTTCCATCAGAATTACAATCTGAGCATAATTATCTCACACTTCAATGCAGAGCGTGATGATCCGCTCTTCGAGGTGGTGGCCGatgccaagcagctgcagcccacAAAGGAGCAGCCGAAGAAGGAAACAGCGGAGGAGGAAGCCGACAAGGCAAAGGAGGAACGAAAACGTTCAGCGAATGGTGCAGATGATGGTCCCTCCACCTCGAAACGTAGTCGCCCCACCGAGAtagaagacgacgacgacgatgactgTCTGGTGATCGAGGAGGATAACGATGAGGATGTCATGATCGTGGCCACAGATAACCTTTCCGTGGAGAGCACTCCCAAGACGGCCATCAAGCGCAAGCCCAGCGAAGCTatggaagaggaggaggatatCACAGAGATTCTGGATTCGTCCGACGAGGATGCAGCCGGCCCAACAAAATGCAAGCGTTCCAAGATCGAACCCTCCGACCTGAAAATCGATCCCCTAATGGAAGTCATCAATATTGATTGA
- the LOC117895305 gene encoding 39S ribosomal protein L36, mitochondrial, whose product MSFASKILQQTSRLWNGFSAARGFHVLMRPTATTTGTMNNSNQIQLVANTSPVATTGLLTPASTLLQQVAGFKVKGRLKRRCKDCYIVVRQERGYVICPTHPRHKQMSMKKRDYKSWILTHATQSKERGF is encoded by the coding sequence ATGTCCTTTGCCAGCAAAATACTTCAACAAACTTCCCGGCTGTGGAATGGCTTCAGTGCCGCACGTGGTTTTCACGTCCTAATGCGTcccacagccaccacaacCGGAACGatgaacaacagcaaccaaataCAACTGGTGGCCAACACAAGTCCTGTTGCCACCACAGGACTGCTGACACCTGCCTCAACGTTGCTGCAGCAGGTAGCAGGGTTCAAAGTGAAGGGGCGCCTAAAGAGACGCTGCAAGGATTGCTACATTGTGGTGCGCCAGGAACGCGGTTATGTCATCTGCCCCACGCATCCGCGCCACAAGCAAATGTCAATGAAGAAACGCGACTACAAGTCGTGGATACTGACACATGCCACCCAGTCCAAGGAACGGGGCTTCTAG
- the LOC117895293 gene encoding importin-7, with protein sequence MEAQKLTELLRATIDPNPEQRKAAEDQLAQIHKIIGFVPTILQIVMQTTLEQPVRQAGAVYLKNLINSSWSDHEAKPGEPIPFSIHEQDRAMIRGTIVDAIVHAPELIRVQLSVCVNHIIKSDFPGRWPQVVDNISIYLQNQDLNGWNGALLTMYQLVKTYEYKRSDERTPLNEAMNLLLPMIYQLIIRLLNEQSEQSVLLQKQILKIYYALTQYSLPLDLITKEIFSQWMEICRQIADREVPDCSHLDEDERTEFPYWKTKKWALHIMVRMFERYGSPSNVVSEKYQKFAEWYLPTFSQGVLEVLLKILDQYRNRVYVSPRVLTDVLNYLKNAVSHAYTWKLIKPHMVAVIQDVIFPIMSFTDSDQELWESDPYEYIRLKFDIFEDYATPVPAAQSLLHSVCKKRKGVLPKAMATIMQIITSQQADNKQKDGALHMIGTLADVLLKKALYRDQVESMLTTYVFPEFQNPAGHMRARACWVLHYFCDVQIKNPQVLAEIMRLTTNALLTDKELPVKVEAAIGLQMFLSSQDDAPPYVEAQIKEITKELLTIIRETENEDLTNVMQKIVCTFTTQLLPVATEICQHLATTFSQVLESEEGSDEKAITAMSLLNTIETLLSVMEEHPEVLLNLHPIVINVVGHIFQHNITDFYEETFSLVYDLTCKAISPEMWQMLELIYQVFKKDGIDYFIDIMPALHNYVTVDTPAFLSNPNRLLAILDMCKTMLTGNPGEDPECHAAKLMEVIILQCKGQIDSVIHMFVELALSRLTREVQSSELRTMCLQVVIAALYYNPQLLLTILDKMSQPNNEPISSHFIKQWLHDTDCFLGIHDRKLCVLGLCTLISLGDAKPQVLSEVAVEIVPSLILLFDGLKRAYESRAQEDEEEEEEEDGDDCEEALSSDEDDMDEMAPNYLDKLAEFTKAKAGEAGFEVKAEVKDDDDESNDDAEESVEDLNETGLETFTTPIDDEENDSAIDEYWTFKEVITALSAQDQAWYALLTSNLTPEQARALQDVVVTADQRKAAKESKLIEKQGGFAFPQTTVPSSFKFGS encoded by the exons ATGGAGGCACAAAAACTCACGGAACTGTTGCGCGCAACTATTGATCCGAATCCCGAGCAGCGCAAGGCCGCCGAGGATCAACTGGCCCAG ATACACAAAATCATTGGATTTGTGCCCACCATACTGCAGATTGTTATGCAAACGACACTGGAGCAGCCGGTGCGGCAGGCGGGCGCTGTCTACTTGAAGAATCTGATCAACAGCAGCTGGTCGGACCACGAGGCGAAGCCGGGTGAGCCCATACCCTTCTCCATACACGAACAGGATCGGGCCATGATCCGTGGCACCATTGTGGACGCCATTGTGCATGCTCCCGAATTGATCAG GGTTCAGCTCTCCGTCTGCGTTAATCACATCATCAAGAGCGACTTCCCCGGTCGCTGGCCCCAGGTGGTGGACAACATCAGCATCTATCTGCAGAACCAGGATCTGAATGGCTGGAATGGAGCGCTGCTCACCATGTACCAGCTGGTGAAGACCTACGAGTACAAGCGATCCGATGAACGGACACCGCTCAACGAGGCCatgaatctgctgctgccgatgatCTACCAGCTGATAATCAGGCTGCTCAACGAGCAGTCGGAGCAGTCGGTTCTCCTCCAGAAACAAATACTCAAGATCTACTACGCCCTCACGCAGTACAGCCTGCCGCTGGATCTCATCACCAAGGAGATCTTCTCGCAGTGGATGGAGATCTGTCGCCAGATAGCGGATCGCGAGGTGCCCGATTGCTCGCACCTCGACGAGGACGAACGCACCGAATTCCCCTATTGGAAGACGAAGAAGTGGGCCCTACACATCATGGTCCGCATGTTCGAACG CTATGGCAGTCCCAGCAATGTGGTTAGTGAAAAGTACCAAAAATTCGCTGAATGGTATTTGCCGACCTTCAGCCAAGGTGTTCTGGAGGTGCTCCTAAAGATCCTCGATCAGTACCGCAACAGAGTTTACGTCTCGCCGCGTGTCCTCACCGATGTGCTGAACTATCTGAAGAATGC CGTTAGCCACGCGTACACCTGGAAGCTAATCAAGCCACATATGGTGGCTGTCATCCAGGATGTCATCTTTCCCATCATGTCCTTCACGGACTCCGATCAGGAGCTGTGGGAGAGCGATCCCTATGAGTACATTCGCTTGAAGTTTG ATATATTCGAGGATTATGCTACACCCGTGCCGGCTGCCCAATCGCTGCTGCACTCCGTCTGCAAGAAGCGCAAGGGTGTCCTGCCCAAGGCCATGGCCACAATTATGCAGATTATAACCTCGCAGCAGGCGGACAACAAGCAAAAGGACGGAGCCCTGCACATGATCGGCACCCTGGCCGATGTGCTGCTGAAGAAGGCTCTGTACCGGGACCAGGTGGAGTCCATGCTGACGACGTACGTGTTCCCCGAGTTCCAGAATCCCGCTGGACATATGAGGGCGCGTGCCTGCTGGGTGCTGCACTATTTCTGCGATGTGCAGATCAAGAATCCGCAGGTGCTGGCCGAGATCATGCGACTAACGACCAACGCTCTGCTGACGGACAAGGAGCTGCCCGTGAAAGTGGAGGCTGCCATTGGGCTGCAGATGTTCCTATCGTCGCAGGACGACGCGCCGCCCTATGTGGAGGCGCAGATCAAGGAGATCACCAAGGAGCTGCTGACCATCATCCGAGAAACGGAGAACGAGGACCTAACAAATGTCATGCAAAAGATCGTCTGCACCTTCAccacgcagctgctgccggtggCCACCGAGATCTGCCAGCACTTGGCCACCACATTCAGCCAGGTGCTCGAGTCGGAGGAGGGTTCCGATGAGAAGGCCATCACCGCCATGAGTCTGCTGAACACAATCGAAACCCTGTTGAGTGTGATGGAGGAGCATCCCGAAGTGCTGCTCAATCTGCATCCCATTGTCATCAATGTGGTGGGTCACATATTCCAGCATAACATAACCG ATTTCTATGAGGAAACTTTCTCGCTGGTTTACGATCTGACGTGCAAGGCCATCTCCCCGGAAATGTGGCAAATGCTGGAGCTGATCTATCAGGTATTCAAGAAGGATGGCATCGATTACTTCATCGACATTATGCCGGCGCTGCATAACTATGTGACGGTCGATACACCAGCCTTCCTCTCCAATCCCAATCGCCTGCTGGCCATACTCGACATGTGCAAAACG ATGCTCACTGGTAATCCTGGCGAGGATCCAGAGTGCCATGCGGCCAAGCTGATGGAGGTCATCATTCTGCAGTGCAAGGGCCAAATCGATTCGGTGATACACATGTTCGTGGAGCTGGCATTGTCGCGGCTTACGCGTGAGGTTCAGTCCTCGGAGCTGCGCACCATGTGCCTGCAGGTGGTGATTGCGGCGCTCTACTACAatccacagctgctgctcaccaTTCTGGACAAGATGTCGCAGCCGAATAACGAGCCAATTAGCTCGCATTTCATCAAGCAATGGCTACACGACACCGACTGTTTCTTGGG CATTCACGATCGCAAGTTGTGTGTCCTGGGACTGTGTACGCTCATCTCGCTGGGCGATGCCAAGCCGCAGGTGCTGAGTGAGGTGGCTGTCGAGATTGTGCCCTCGCTGATCCTGCTCTTCGATGGCTTGAAGAGAGCCTACGAGTCGCGGGCACAGGAggacgaagaggaggaggaggaggaggatggcgATGACTGTGAGGAGGCTTTGTCCAGCGATGAGGACGACATGGATGAAATGGCACCCAACTACTTGGACAAGCTGGCCGAGTTCACCAAAGCGAAAGCGGGCGAGGCTGGCTTTGAAGTCAAGGCGGAGGTCaaggacgatgatgatgagtcgAACGACGATGCCGAGGAGTCTGTGGAGGACCTCAACGAGACGGGTCTCGAGACATTCACGACGCCAATTGATGACGAGGAGAACGACAGCGCAATCGATGAATATTGGACGTTTAAGGAAGTTATCACAG CACTTTCTGCCCAAGATCAGGCCTGGTATGCGCTGCTAACGTCAAACCTTACACCTGAGCAGGCAAGGGCGCTGCAGGATGTGGTCGTGACCGCCGATCAGCGAAAGGCGGCCAAGGAATCGAAGCTGATCGAGAAGCAGGGCGGCTTCGCCTTTCCACAGACAACAGTTCCCTCGTCCTTCAAGTTTGGCTCCTAA
- the LOC117895298 gene encoding lariat debranching enzyme, translating into MKIAIEGCAHGELERIYDTIACIEKESNTKIDLLLCCGDFQSTRNLEDLQTMAVPKKYLDICTFYKYYSGECVAPVLTIFIGGNHEASNYLQELPYGGWVAPNIYYLGYAGVVNVNGVRIAGISGIFKGHDFLRGHHEFPPYTESTCRSVYHVRQLEVFRLKQLSGKIDIFLSHDWPTGIYEYGNKAQLLRKKPYFAADMESGQLGSRPLEELLKVVQPSYWFAAHLHCKFAALVPHSGSKATTKVGDGASISSSSSSESEDEGEGATRAARLPPKPVAVTKFLALDKCLPRRAFLQVLDIPSEATEGARPTFEYDAEWLAILQSTNHLISVKENYYYLPGKKAGAITERFDFTPTEEELSALSAKFQSLTIPENFQRTVPAFDPQQQRNYKHMAVGQPKAQLNPQSNEFCAVLGVDDPLCLALLANGKDLPEVAVADKEQEPKENIELDAEEPLEESSCSPAPTEPTELVAPIKRKLKLSLPAPTVTTVKDDNVIELPEEDEQEVAQPETTVEEAIPQPAPGSPPSIKKLKRRNQNIYQAADDE; encoded by the exons ATGAAGATAGCGATAGAAGGATGTGCGCACGGCGAACTGGAGCGCATCTACGACACCATAGCATGCATTGAGAAGGAGAGCAACACAAAGATCGATCTGCTGCTATGCTGCGGCGACTTTCAGTCCACGCGCAATCTGGAGGATCTGCAAACGATGGCTGTACCGAAAAAGTACCTGGATATATGCACCTTTTACAA ATATTACAGCGGTGAGTGCGTAGCTCCCGTGCTGACCATTTTCATTGGCGGCAACCACGAGGCTTCGAACTATCTGCAGGAGCTGCCCTACGGCGGCTGGGTGGCACCGAACATATACTATCTGGGCTATGCGGGAGTGGTCAATGTGAACGGCGTTCGCATTGCAGGCATCAGCGGCATCTTCAAGGGTCACGACTTCCTGCGCGGCCACCACGAGTTCCCGCCCTACACAGAGTCCACGTGCCGCAGTGTCTACCACGTGCGCCAGCTGGAGGTGTTCCGGCTGAAGCAGCTGTCGGGAAAGATCGACATCTTCCTGTCCCACGACTGGCCCACCGGCATCTACGAGTACGGCAACAAGGCCCAGCTGCTGCGGAAGAAGCCTTACTTTGCGGCGGACATGGAGAGCGGACAGCTGGGCAGTCggccgctggaggagctgctgaagGTGGTGCAGCCATCCTACTGGTTTGCCGCACACTTGCATTGCAAATTTGCCGCCCTCGTGccacacagcggcagcaaagcTACGACCAAAGTGGGCGACGGTGCttcgatcagcagcagcagcagcagtgagaGCGAAGATGAGGGGGAGGGGGCCACTCGAGCCGCGAGGCTGCCTCCCAAACCAGTGGCTGTGACAAAGTTTCTTGCTCTGGACAAATGCCTGCCCCGACGAGCATTCCTCCAAGTGCTGGACATACCCAGCGAAGCGACTGAAGGCGCAAGACCCACATTCGAGTACGATGCCGAGTGGCTGGCCATCCTGCAGAGCACAAATCATCTCATTTCGGTGAAGGAGAACTACTACTACCTGCCGGGCAAGAAGGCGGGCGCCATCACAGAGCGCTTCGATTTCACACccaccgaggaggagctgtCCGCGCTGAGCGCCAAATTCCAGAGCCTCACGATACCGGAGAACTTTCAGCGCACGGTGCCTGCCTTcgatccgcagcagcagcgcaactaCAAGCACATGGCAGTGGGTCAACCCAAGGCCCAGCTTAATCCGCAAAGCAACGAGTTCTGTGCCGTCTTGGGCGTGGATGATCCACTCTGTCTGGCGCTGCTGGCTAATGGCAAGGATCTGCCGGAAGTTGCAGTCGCAGACAAAGAGCAGgagccaaaggaaaacattGAGTTGGATGCTGAAGAACCCCTCGAAGAGAGCTCCTGCTCGCCTGCACCGACTGAGCCAACTGAGCTGGTGGCACCCATCAAACGTAaactgaaactgtccctgccAGCGCCGACAGTTACAACTGTAAAAGATGACAACGTAATAGAGCTGCCCGAGGAAGATGAGCAGGAAGTGGCGCAACCAGAGACGACAGTCGAGGAAGCCATACCTCAGCCAGCGCCCGGCAGTCCGCCCAGCATCAAGAAACTAAAGCGTCGCAATCAAAACATCTATCAAGCCGCAGACGATGAATAA